In Nyctibius grandis isolate bNycGra1 chromosome 6, bNycGra1.pri, whole genome shotgun sequence, a single genomic region encodes these proteins:
- the IBSP gene encoding integrin-binding sialoprotein has protein sequence MRTALVFACLVGMACAFSVKSWLRRVKSDDSEENAVFKNRHRYYLYRYAYVHPPQRRYQDSDSSEEEGDGSEEEEEGGEPSHAGTEVAGHPVGAAPGDSQGGLGGDVVSPQQGKGCQGPLKGGRKSTAGKGGDSENEDSDENEEEEEEEEEEEVTENENGINGTSTNTTEGADGPHGNGTAEEEEEEEEEEEEEEEEEEEEETEATTIASTTSEEGLSQATTTGDGGPTDATPVGEQWEYEVTAGSHGRGDEGTTDGSYGEQDEYARGDSYRAYEDEYSYYKGHGYDVYGQDYYYNQ, from the exons ATGAGGACTGCCCTGGTCTTTGCCTGCCTGGTCGGGATGGCATGTGCTTTCTCG GTCAAGAGCTGGCTGCGGCGAGTCAAGTCGGACGACTCGGAAGAAAACGCG GTGTTCAAGAACAGGCACCGGTATTACCTGTACAGATACGCCTACGTGCATCCCCCGCAGCGACGGTACCAG GACAGTGACTCATCAGAGGAAGAGGGGGACGgctcagaggaggaggaggaaggcggg gaGCCATCCCACGCTGGCACCGAGGTAGCTGGCCACCCCGTTGGAGCAGcccctggggacagccagggCGGGCTGGGAGGAGATGTCGTGTCTCCCCAGCAG GGCAAGGGCTGTCAAGGGCCCCTGAAGGGGGGCAGAAAGAGCACTGCTGGCAAGGGGGGTGACTCCGAAAATGAAGACAGTGATGagaatgaggaggaggaggaggaggaggaggaagaggaagtaaCGGAGAATGAGAATGGCATCAACGGCACAAGCACCAACACCACAGAGGGGGCAGACGGACCTCATGGCAACGGCACCGCA gaggaagaggaggaggaggaagaagaagaagaagaagaggaagaggaggaggaggaggaggaaaccGAAGCCACCACAATTGCCAGCACCACCAGCGAAGAGGGGCTGTCCCAGGCAACCACCACAGGAGATGGGGGACCCACAGATGCCACCCCAGTTGGGGAGCAGTGGGAGTATGAGGTGACAGCAGGGAGCCACGGCCGGGGAGATGAGGGCACCACCGATGGCAGCTACGGGGAGCAGGATGAGTACGCCCGTGGGGACAGCTACCGGGCCTATGAGGATGAGTACAGCTACTACAAGGGGCACGGCTATGATGTGTACGGCCAGGATTACTACTACAACCAGTGA